A window of Rhodococcus sp. SGAir0479 contains these coding sequences:
- a CDS encoding alpha/beta fold hydrolase — protein sequence MSDEHGQTPQWFRDALAVPADTGEVEVDGATIRFRAWGPSRRPGLVLVHGGAAHSRWWDHIGPQLATDRRVVALDLSGHGDSGTREHYTLDRWALEIVEVAAASGIAGAPVVVGHSMGGIVSFVAAHLYGDRLAGVQIIDSPIRQRTPEEEAARRQAAFGPKKVYPTREEALARFRFVPPQETAVPGVREHVAETSLTAVDGGWSWKFDPAVFARSGGDTLAVARPRCPLAYFRAQHGIVPDTLMEQMRERFGPAAVVTEIPDAGHHTMIDQPLALVTGIRTVSAAWEAAR from the coding sequence ATGAGTGACGAGCACGGACAGACGCCGCAGTGGTTCCGGGACGCGCTGGCGGTGCCCGCGGACACGGGTGAGGTCGAGGTGGACGGCGCCACCATCCGGTTCCGGGCATGGGGTCCGTCCCGCCGGCCGGGACTCGTGCTCGTCCACGGCGGCGCAGCCCACTCGCGGTGGTGGGACCACATCGGTCCGCAGTTGGCGACGGATCGCCGCGTCGTCGCGCTCGACCTCAGCGGCCACGGCGACAGCGGGACCCGGGAGCACTACACGCTCGACCGGTGGGCACTCGAGATCGTCGAGGTGGCGGCGGCGTCGGGCATCGCGGGTGCGCCGGTGGTCGTCGGACACAGCATGGGCGGCATCGTCTCGTTCGTCGCGGCGCACCTGTACGGCGACCGGCTGGCGGGCGTGCAGATCATCGACTCGCCGATCCGTCAGCGCACACCCGAGGAGGAGGCGGCCCGGCGCCAGGCCGCGTTCGGACCCAAGAAGGTGTACCCGACGCGGGAGGAGGCGCTGGCCCGGTTCCGATTCGTGCCGCCCCAGGAGACGGCCGTGCCGGGCGTACGCGAACACGTCGCCGAGACGTCCCTGACCGCGGTCGACGGCGGGTGGTCGTGGAAGTTCGATCCGGCGGTCTTCGCCCGATCCGGCGGTGACACGTTGGCGGTGGCGCGACCGCGTTGTCCCCTCGCGTACTTCCGGGCGCAGCACGGGATCGTCCCGGACACACTGATGGAGCAGATGCGGGAACGATTCGGGCCGGCGGCCGTCGTCACCGAGATCCCCGACGCCGGCCATCACACGATGATCGACCAGCCGCTCGCGCTCGTCACGGGGATCCGCACCGTGTCGGCGGCGTGGGAGGCGGCGCGCTGA
- a CDS encoding TetR/AcrR family transcriptional regulator encodes MGASSGGSIYGDAEARRRRTLDAAAALLDEGGYSALTIRSVAKRAGTSTGLIYQYFSDKQDIFMALLDENIVESTRAVAALPRDRGLIALIAAIIDESARRWGRVGRMSQIWRDAEGAADTERQSLREVHHSGAQYDAAVLAAVTEAAAHEGRVLRDDAAVLPFLLSGMQGVAASIVQDWASHLDRDEFAQFSAAALARAITAPESSEPGSAAIDSAATRAAASRD; translated from the coding sequence GTGGGTGCATCGAGCGGAGGGTCGATCTACGGCGACGCGGAGGCCCGGCGGCGCCGGACGCTCGACGCTGCCGCGGCGTTGTTGGACGAGGGCGGCTACTCCGCGCTGACCATCCGTTCCGTCGCGAAGCGGGCCGGCACGAGCACCGGCCTCATCTACCAGTACTTCTCCGACAAGCAGGACATCTTCATGGCCCTCCTCGACGAGAACATCGTCGAGTCGACCCGCGCCGTCGCGGCACTTCCCCGGGACCGGGGACTCATCGCCCTGATCGCCGCGATCATCGACGAGTCCGCGCGCCGCTGGGGACGTGTGGGCCGCATGTCCCAGATATGGCGCGACGCCGAAGGGGCCGCCGACACGGAGCGACAGTCGCTGCGCGAGGTGCACCACTCCGGGGCGCAGTACGACGCGGCCGTCCTGGCGGCCGTCACCGAGGCCGCCGCGCACGAGGGACGGGTGCTGCGGGACGACGCCGCCGTACTCCCGTTCCTGCTGTCCGGAATGCAGGGTGTGGCCGCCAGCATCGTGCAGGACTGGGCGTCGCATCTCGACCGTGACGAGTTCGCGCAGTTCTCGGCGGCCGCACTGGCGCGCGCCATCACCGCACCCGAATCCAGCGAACCAGGCTCCGCCGCAATCGATTCCGCGGCAACCCGTGCCGCGGCGTCGCGGGACTGA